The Sabethes cyaneus chromosome 3, idSabCyanKW18_F2, whole genome shotgun sequence DNA window TTAGCCTACCAAAATAAAACATAGTTTAATGATGGCAGGACAATTATCAATCAATCCTAATTATCAAACTCACCTCAGTGCACCACGCAACAGCCATTAGAAATTCATGTTCGGCAGTTGGAAGCTTTCGTTCAATTGCCCTGCTTGCTCGCGAAAGCACACAGGCCATGGCATAGATATCAATGATACAGTCAGCCAACCGTTTCAGCGTAAACTGCTGCTGCACAATACCTTTACCGTGAAGAATTAAGTTGGATTCAACCGACTTCGCAAAGATGTTTACGCTTTCCGAAAACTTTCTGGCCGATTCCTGTAAAGGATTAACGACGTATTCACTCAAGTCGATTCCATTCTGAATGCCGAGACTGCGCGCAACTCGTCGTGAACCTGCTTTTAAAATCAAACTCAGATTAGCTGTTGGGTTTTCGACCGCTTGTTGAAGTTCCTTTAATTGTTCCCCCGCAAATTTAATACCCTTCAGAGTGATAAACATTCGCATAACATCATTTGCACCTTCGAAAATTCGAAACACTCTAACATCTCGGAGGAACTTCTCTAGCCTCATCTCTTTCATGTAACCGTTTCCACCGAGAATCTGAATAGCTTCATCGCACACGAAAAAAGCAGCCTCCGTAGAAAATATCTTCGATATAGCCATCTCCAGTTGGTTATCACATACACCGGCATCGATGTTTCCAACAATTACATAGGTCATTGATTGGGATACGTATTGGAGCATGGCCATGCGTGCCAGCTTCTCTTGAACGTTTCCAAATTCCTTTATCTTTCGTCCAAATTGTATCCTCTTGTTGGCATGTTGCGCTGCCTTTTGGATGCAAGTTCTCATCATTCCAGACATCGATCCTCCAATAGCAAATCGACCATTGTTGAGTGTTGTGACCGCTACCTTGAATCCATTCCCTTCACCACCGAGAACATTCTCAATCGGAACTCGAACATCATCGAAGTAAATTGCAGCAGTACCTGATGCAGCAATTCCCATCTTTTTCTCTGGTTCTCCTGTGGACACTCCTTCGAACGCTCGCTCCACTATGAACGCGGTTAGTGCATCTTGTTTTTCGCCTGTTTCAGGGTGCAGCACTTCCGTTTGAGCAATAACTGTGAAAATTCCAGCCTCATTTCCACCAGAAATCCAAAGCTTTGAACCGTTCAACGTATAATACATACCACAGGAACTCTTAACTGCTCTAGTTTTCACTGAACTTATATCCGATCCTGCACCCGGCTCAGTTAACGCGAATGCCGCTAGTGTCTTTCCATTGGTAGCTCTTGGAAGATATTTGTGTTTTTGCTGCTCCGTACCATGCAGAAGAATACCCTTCCAACCGATGCACTGATGAGCTCCAATATATGCCCCGAGTCCAAGATCTATCGCCCCGATGGCATCCGCAAAAGTGACATACGTCGTACTGTTCGCTCCTAATCCTCCGTACTCTTCGGGAGCCGTCATTCCAAAGATCCCCATTTTCCACATTGCATCAAGAGTTTCTTGATCCGCGCGTCCATTTTCTTCCGCCACGGCTGGATTATGCTCAAAGCGGAGAAATCGGTATATGGGGTTCATCAGATCATGTATCATTTCTTTTTGTTCTTCTGCTGGCTCAGGGTAGGGAAAGACGTGCGTTGGGACCACATTTCCACGAAAAATATTGGTTACGAATGAGGTATTCTGTATGTCCGCCTCTGGTTGTTGTACTGGTTGGGCAACGGCTGATAGGAATCTGAATCAAATATAATGTGAAAGTTTAATTTGATGTCACATCATCTACGAAGTAAAAGACTACCTGATGGATGGTGTAACCCTAAGACTGTTTCCATACCGAATGATCACTTGCGTGCTCTGGCGTAACATGTTTTGTCAGTGAATCTGATGGTTAGGAATATGTTACAATGACTGCAACTGAAATACTGAAATTCGTGCGTCAATGAAGCGCAGATTTTAAACAAGTCAGCGCTAATAAATGGTAATGCAACCGATATGATTTAATTCGCAAAATGATCCTAATGATTATCATTCTTTATGATTGCTATGTACATGCCCGCAGGAACCTTTCTCTTATCGATAAACGTGTGTATATGAATCCGGCTTGAATGGGGTTTTCCTTACTTATCTGATTCATTTTTCATATCCAGTTCATTTGTCCCGGATTGTGATATGATTTTCTAATTTTGGATTTACTGAATGACTCTCGAAAGTAAACAGTAAGGTGTTATCCACGAAAGATGCCCCATTTTAGTTTAAACTAAACGCATTTGAAGACGCATTAAGATTTAGTTGAAATTATCTTACCAGACAGCACTAGTTTTCTTGCAAATATTCTCTGCTATGGTTGTTTTATCAgattcctgttgttgttgttattgttagtattgttgtttttaatttatttgtgAGGTTTTACATTTGTGTGAATTCGTCTGTGGTTTTATAACAGTAATACCAtatttaaacaactagtttaGCTGTACTGtagaaaaatgcgaaaaataataTCTATATGAGGTGACTGGATTTATAAGCATAGCAAAACACCTCATGATTTTCCACGATGATgttaattgaaaagaaaatgaaatctCGTTGAATGaatggacataaaaagagattctagtgtagtaCATGACAGTTACGGCTTATGGGGCTAGTGCACcaattgtcgaccaacatttgaaaagggcagataagccaactgtcaaacagaccgagcgagagttAGTTTTTGATGGAGCAGCacaggaaaatgaactctcactcgttctgtttgacagttggcttatccgctcttttcaaatgttggtcgaccaTTAGGTATTTTACGTTACCTCTAATACCATTTGCTTTTGTTTGTTTATGATCTTGACAATTACTGGTAACGACAGGAcgaaatatattaaatataaattttcctttggtatagggttgccaagtctgaaaattacaaaaaccggccgctcGGTGCGCTAGACAGTCGCCGATAGCATGTAATCGGCATAGAGAGAAAGTGGGAGTCGTTTGACATTTTCCCGTGggaattattgaagatagctagtttttgagtgacaactacttgtttctggtgctagtggacaatttaatgtatattaccgccacaagcaaggtattatcactgcaaaactagctatcttcaatgatccactgttcaggattgctaaaaatttatcagaaaatttaacagaccaggcaaaaagtacaaatccggcttcatacgtcggaaaaccggcctttttgccggattgaccggccaccggctttgcaagtgaaaaaccggtcgggccggccaaaaactgGCCACTTGGTAACCTTATTTTGATATCACAAATTCGCTGACAATCGCTTACGCGATTCCGTGTAAGTGTGAGCGGGTACCAGAAGtgtttccttcttcttcttcttcttcttcttcttcttcataacAATGTAAACAACAACAAGCTGCACTGCTCgaatataaactataaactgtCGTCATAAATCGCCttatcctactgactctatgtaGCAGCATC harbors:
- the LOC128740275 gene encoding very long-chain specific acyl-CoA dehydrogenase, mitochondrial-like; its protein translation is MLRQSTQVIIRYGNSLRVTPSIRFLSAVAQPVQQPEADIQNTSFVTNIFRGNVVPTHVFPYPEPAEEQKEMIHDLMNPIYRFLRFEHNPAVAEENGRADQETLDAMWKMGIFGMTAPEEYGGLGANSTTYVTFADAIGAIDLGLGAYIGAHQCIGWKGILLHGTEQQKHKYLPRATNGKTLAAFALTEPGAGSDISSVKTRAVKSSCGMYYTLNGSKLWISGGNEAGIFTVIAQTEVLHPETGEKQDALTAFIVERAFEGVSTGEPEKKMGIAASGTAAIYFDDVRVPIENVLGGEGNGFKVAVTTLNNGRFAIGGSMSGMMRTCIQKAAQHANKRIQFGRKIKEFGNVQEKLARMAMLQYVSQSMTYVIVGNIDAGVCDNQLEMAISKIFSTEAAFFVCDEAIQILGGNGYMKEMRLEKFLRDVRVFRIFEGANDVMRMFITLKGIKFAGEQLKELQQAVENPTANLSLILKAGSRRVARSLGIQNGIDLSEYVVNPLQESARKFSESVNIFAKSVESNLILHGKGIVQQQFTLKRLADCIIDIYAMACVLSRASRAIERKLPTAEHEFLMAVAWCTEANERVCFNIKQISKGHFLEHCNILTQIAKNVCDGEGVVQPLPLELLRDNPIVGTT